Proteins from a genomic interval of Xanthomonas sp. AM6:
- a CDS encoding Ku protein — MARPIWTGTLSFGLLNVPVSLMSGERRIDLHFRMLDARDKRPIRFERVNADTGEEVPWKDIVKAYEYSKGNYVVVEQKDIASAAPESHETVEVEAFVDGADIDLRYFEKPYVLVPGKKAEKGYVLLRETLRATGKVGIARVVIRTREYLSAVMPHDEALVLILLRYPQELVDLEDYTLPSGKAADYRISPKETEMATQLIESMSGKWDPSAYHDEFRERLHAVIQKRIKAQEGTAQVDDDADAPQREDAATNVVDFMSLLQKSLDAKRRTPAKSGDASVPVSKTGKKPAKKAAKKEARPAAKSAAKAKPAKKASASKAPARRKAG, encoded by the coding sequence ATGGCGCGCCCGATCTGGACCGGCACCCTGTCCTTCGGCCTGCTCAACGTGCCGGTGTCGCTGATGTCCGGCGAACGCCGCATCGACCTGCACTTCCGCATGCTCGACGCGCGCGACAAGCGCCCGATCCGCTTCGAGCGGGTCAACGCCGACACCGGCGAAGAGGTGCCGTGGAAGGACATCGTCAAGGCCTACGAATACAGCAAGGGCAACTACGTGGTGGTCGAGCAGAAGGACATCGCCTCGGCCGCCCCGGAAAGCCACGAGACGGTGGAGGTGGAGGCCTTCGTCGACGGCGCCGACATCGACCTGCGCTACTTCGAGAAGCCCTACGTGCTGGTGCCGGGCAAGAAGGCCGAGAAGGGCTACGTGCTGCTGCGCGAGACGCTGCGCGCCACCGGCAAGGTCGGCATCGCGCGGGTGGTGATCCGCACCCGCGAATACCTGTCGGCGGTGATGCCGCACGACGAAGCGCTGGTGCTGATCCTGCTGCGCTATCCGCAGGAACTGGTGGATCTGGAGGACTACACGCTGCCCAGCGGCAAGGCCGCCGACTACCGGATCAGTCCCAAGGAAACCGAGATGGCCACGCAGCTGATCGAGTCGATGTCCGGCAAATGGGACCCGTCGGCCTACCACGACGAGTTCCGCGAACGCCTGCACGCGGTGATCCAGAAGCGGATCAAGGCGCAGGAGGGCACCGCCCAGGTGGACGACGACGCCGACGCGCCGCAGCGCGAGGACGCGGCCACCAACGTGGTCGATTTCATGTCGCTGCTGCAGAAGAGCCTGGACGCCAAGCGCCGCACCCCGGCCAAGAGCGGCGATGCCTCGGTGCCGGTGAGCAAGACCGGCAAGAAGCCGGCCAAGAAAGCGGCGAAGAAGGAGGCCAGGCCCGCCGCCAAATCCGCGGCCAAGGCCAAGCCGGCGAAGAAGGCCAGCGCCAGCAAGGCGCCGGCGCGGCGCAAGGCGGGGTAG
- the lldR gene encoding transcriptional regulator LldR — translation MTDLSATRPARPTARRDQPIAAASPSGGGRLSDRVAAQLRALIVQRGLQADARLPAERTLALELGVSRTALREAIAQLASQGLLRARAGGGTYVQRPHTPEERVVAPLQPFLPLLQGDPEYRFDVLETRHALEGATAWHAALRATDADRARIAAAFEAMLQAHAQGDAAAEARADADFHLAIAEAAHNRVLLQVMRGLFDLLQTNISQSRQTLFRSPRTFAPLLAQHRALHDAILAGDPDRARDAAHAHLAFVHTALRSLDEDEARRARASRLPSSP, via the coding sequence ATGACCGATTTATCAGCGACCAGGCCTGCCCGGCCAACGGCACGCCGCGATCAACCCATTGCTGCCGCATCCCCTTCCGGCGGCGGCCGCCTCAGCGACCGCGTCGCCGCGCAGTTGCGCGCGCTGATCGTGCAGCGCGGGCTGCAGGCGGACGCGCGCCTGCCGGCCGAGCGCACGCTGGCGCTGGAGCTGGGCGTGTCGCGCACCGCGCTGCGCGAGGCGATCGCCCAGCTCGCCAGCCAGGGGCTGCTGCGCGCCCGCGCCGGCGGCGGCACCTACGTGCAGCGGCCGCACACGCCCGAGGAACGGGTGGTGGCGCCGTTGCAGCCGTTCCTGCCGCTGCTGCAGGGCGACCCGGAGTACCGCTTCGACGTGCTGGAGACCCGCCATGCGCTGGAAGGCGCCACCGCCTGGCATGCCGCGCTGCGCGCCACCGACGCCGACCGCGCGCGCATCGCCGCCGCGTTCGAGGCGATGCTGCAGGCGCATGCGCAGGGCGATGCGGCCGCCGAGGCGCGCGCCGACGCCGATTTCCACCTGGCCATCGCCGAGGCCGCGCACAACCGCGTGCTGCTGCAGGTGATGCGCGGCCTGTTCGACCTGCTGCAGACCAACATCTCGCAGAGCCGGCAGACCCTGTTCCGGTCGCCGCGCACCTTCGCGCCGCTGCTGGCGCAGCACCGCGCGCTGCACGACGCGATCCTGGCCGGCGATCCGGACCGCGCGCGCGACGCGGCGCATGCGCACCTGGCCTTCGTCCACACCGCCCTGCGCAGCCTCGACGAGGACGAGGCGCGCCGCGCGCGCGCTTCGCGCCTCCCCTCCTCTCCCTGA
- the lldD gene encoding FMN-dependent L-lactate dehydrogenase LldD: protein MIISAASDYRAAAQARLPPFLFHYIDGGAYAEHTLRRNVADLADIALRQRVLRNMADLSLATELFGERLALPLALAPVGLTGMYARRGEVQAARAAAAKGVPFTLSTVSVCPIEEVAPAIDRPMWFQLYVLKDRGFMRNALERARAAGVTTLVFTVDMPTPGARYRDAHSGMSGPKAGLRRMLQAVTHPRWAWDVGLLGRPHDLGNISAYRGSPTGLGDYIGWLGANFDPSIAWKDLEWIREFWNGPMVIKGILDPDDARDAVRFGADGIVVSNHGGRQLDGVLSSARALPAIADAVKGELKILADSGIRSGLDVVRMLALGADAVLLGRAFVYALAAAGQAGVENLLTLIEKEMRVAMTLTGARSIAEISRESLARVTRESAVSP from the coding sequence ATGATCATTTCCGCCGCCTCCGACTACCGCGCCGCCGCCCAGGCGCGGCTGCCGCCGTTCCTGTTCCACTACATCGACGGCGGCGCCTACGCCGAGCACACCTTGCGGCGCAACGTCGCCGACCTGGCCGACATCGCGCTGCGCCAGCGGGTGCTGCGCAACATGGCCGACCTGAGCCTGGCGACCGAACTGTTCGGCGAGCGCCTGGCGCTGCCGCTGGCGCTGGCCCCGGTCGGCCTGACCGGCATGTACGCGCGCCGCGGCGAGGTGCAGGCCGCGCGCGCGGCGGCGGCCAAGGGCGTGCCGTTCACCCTGTCCACGGTGTCGGTGTGCCCGATCGAGGAAGTGGCGCCGGCGATCGACCGGCCGATGTGGTTCCAGCTGTATGTGCTCAAGGACCGCGGCTTCATGCGCAACGCGCTGGAGCGGGCCAGGGCCGCCGGCGTGACCACGCTGGTGTTCACCGTGGACATGCCCACGCCCGGCGCGCGCTACCGCGACGCGCACTCGGGCATGAGCGGGCCGAAGGCGGGGCTGCGGCGCATGCTGCAGGCCGTCACCCACCCGCGCTGGGCCTGGGACGTGGGCCTGCTCGGGCGCCCGCACGACCTGGGCAACATCTCCGCCTACCGCGGCAGCCCGACCGGGCTGGGCGACTACATCGGCTGGCTCGGCGCCAACTTCGACCCGTCGATCGCGTGGAAGGACCTGGAGTGGATCCGCGAGTTCTGGAACGGGCCGATGGTCATCAAGGGCATCCTCGACCCGGACGACGCGCGCGACGCGGTGCGCTTCGGCGCCGACGGCATCGTGGTCTCCAACCATGGCGGGCGCCAGCTCGACGGCGTGCTGTCCAGCGCGCGCGCGCTGCCGGCGATCGCCGACGCGGTGAAGGGCGAATTGAAGATCCTGGCCGATTCCGGCATTCGCAGCGGGCTGGACGTGGTGCGCATGCTCGCGCTCGGCGCCGACGCGGTGCTGCTCGGCCGCGCCTTCGTGTATGCGCTGGCCGCCGCCGGCCAGGCCGGGGTGGAGAACCTGCTGACGCTGATCGAGAAGGAGATGCGGGTGGCGATGACGCTGACCGGCGCCCGCTCGATCGCGGAGATCTCGCGCGAGTCGCTGGCGCGGGTCACGCGCGAGTCTGCGGTATCGCCGTAG
- the ligD gene encoding DNA ligase D yields the protein MTLREYARKRRFGATPEPADDSAAAPSRRPIFVVQLHHASSRHYDFRLEADGVLKSWAVPKGPSLRVGEKRLAVQVEDHPRSYAGFAGDIPEGHYGAGHVDVFDHGTWSCDGDPLAALAAGKLEFVLHGERLNGSWKLVRTALRGKQPQWLLIKRDDAFAADREADDLLQDPPAAAPKSSRRAAKATKPATPARRGRGAAPAGPASAGAAARPMARPRRSDAAWRKRALALDGARDRPCPPGARAQLTILRDQAPDGAQWLHEIKWDGYRLLADLEAGQATLRSRNDQAWTESFPAVARAVQALPVTQATLDGELVVLDDDGRSDFSALQRVIDGSSGQPLRYVVFDLLGVAGVDLREVPLLQRKQLLRALLGEAPGVLAYSDHVFGRGPEVFAAAAEKGYEGVVSKRVDARYHGGRGGDWIKTKHENSDDFVIVGHTDPKGARSGFGSLLLAQRVGAGLRYVGRVGTGFDVPALRRMSAQLQALQTDQAVVEIPAHAPFPRRSVHWVRPQLVAEVAFRGWAKEGLLRQAAFKRLREDKPLQDLGGDRAPPPATGRSAHAMPARASKPAKVAKVAGAPGKTAPAKTPQAKAPQGKAAKGDVAQAKLAKGPSAKAGSKLASAAPKGRKAASSTVASGPDADAAADAVTITHPERVVFPGAGISKGEVAAYYRAIAPWLLREVANRPLSLLRCPDGAGGECFFQKHNNRALGKHVRAIALRQKSGTEDYLYIDDLAGLLELVQMNTLELHPWGSTVDDPEHPDRLVFDLDPGEGVSWTQIKAAAREIRTRLREAGLESFVRLSGGKGLHVVVPIVPSADWDQARDFCEAFAQALTAAAPDRYVATMSKAKRSGVIFIDWLRNGRGNTSVCSWSLRAREHATVAVPLRWEELARIASPQAFPLAKALQRAARLREHPWKEMETLQQRLPGS from the coding sequence ATGACGCTGCGCGAATACGCCCGCAAGCGCCGCTTCGGCGCGACCCCGGAACCGGCCGACGACAGCGCCGCCGCGCCGTCGCGGCGGCCGATCTTCGTCGTGCAGCTGCACCACGCCAGTTCGCGCCACTACGATTTCCGCCTGGAAGCCGACGGCGTGCTGAAGAGCTGGGCGGTGCCGAAGGGCCCGTCGCTGCGGGTCGGCGAGAAGCGCTTGGCGGTGCAGGTGGAGGACCATCCGCGGTCCTATGCCGGATTCGCCGGCGACATTCCCGAAGGCCACTACGGCGCCGGCCACGTCGATGTGTTCGACCACGGCACCTGGTCGTGCGACGGCGACCCGCTGGCCGCGCTCGCCGCCGGCAAGCTGGAATTCGTGCTGCACGGCGAGCGCCTCAACGGCAGCTGGAAACTGGTGCGCACCGCGCTGCGCGGCAAGCAGCCGCAATGGCTGCTGATCAAGCGCGACGACGCGTTCGCCGCCGACCGCGAGGCCGACGACCTGTTGCAGGACCCGCCCGCCGCCGCGCCCAAGAGCTCCAGGCGCGCGGCCAAGGCCACCAAGCCGGCCACGCCCGCCAGGCGCGGGCGTGGTGCGGCGCCGGCCGGGCCCGCCAGCGCCGGCGCCGCGGCCAGGCCGATGGCGCGGCCACGCCGCAGCGATGCGGCCTGGCGCAAGCGCGCGCTGGCGCTGGACGGCGCGCGCGACCGCCCGTGCCCGCCGGGCGCGCGCGCGCAGCTGACCATCCTGCGCGACCAGGCCCCCGACGGCGCGCAATGGCTGCACGAGATCAAGTGGGACGGTTACCGCCTGCTCGCCGACCTGGAGGCCGGCCAGGCGACGCTGCGCTCGCGCAACGACCAGGCCTGGACCGAGAGCTTCCCCGCGGTCGCCCGCGCGGTGCAGGCGCTGCCGGTGACGCAGGCGACGCTGGACGGCGAACTGGTGGTGCTCGACGACGACGGCCGCAGCGATTTCTCGGCCCTGCAGCGGGTCATCGACGGCAGCTCCGGACAGCCGCTGCGCTACGTGGTGTTCGACCTGCTGGGCGTGGCCGGCGTGGACCTGCGCGAGGTGCCGCTGTTGCAGCGCAAGCAACTGCTGCGCGCCCTGCTCGGCGAGGCGCCGGGCGTGCTGGCCTACAGCGACCATGTGTTCGGCCGCGGCCCGGAGGTGTTCGCCGCCGCGGCCGAGAAGGGCTACGAAGGCGTGGTCAGCAAGCGCGTGGATGCGCGCTACCACGGCGGCCGCGGCGGCGACTGGATCAAGACCAAGCACGAGAACAGCGACGACTTCGTCATCGTCGGCCATACCGATCCCAAGGGCGCGCGCAGCGGCTTCGGTTCGCTGCTGCTGGCGCAGCGCGTCGGCGCCGGGCTGCGCTACGTCGGCCGTGTCGGGACCGGCTTCGACGTGCCGGCGCTGCGGCGGATGAGCGCGCAGCTCCAGGCCCTGCAGACCGACCAGGCGGTGGTGGAGATCCCCGCGCATGCGCCGTTCCCGCGGCGCAGCGTGCACTGGGTGCGGCCGCAACTGGTCGCCGAAGTCGCGTTCCGCGGCTGGGCCAAGGAAGGCTTGCTGCGCCAGGCCGCGTTCAAGCGCCTGCGCGAGGACAAGCCGCTGCAGGACCTGGGCGGCGACCGCGCGCCGCCGCCGGCCACCGGCCGCAGCGCGCACGCCATGCCGGCGCGCGCGTCCAAGCCGGCCAAGGTGGCAAAGGTCGCGGGTGCGCCGGGGAAGACCGCGCCGGCGAAAACCCCGCAAGCCAAGGCCCCGCAAGGCAAGGCCGCGAAAGGGGACGTTGCGCAAGCCAAGCTTGCGAAAGGCCCGTCTGCAAAAGCGGGTTCCAAGCTCGCATCAGCCGCGCCCAAGGGGCGCAAGGCGGCGTCCAGCACCGTGGCGTCCGGTCCCGACGCAGATGCCGCGGCCGACGCGGTGACCATTACCCATCCCGAACGCGTGGTGTTTCCCGGTGCCGGCATCAGCAAGGGCGAGGTGGCCGCGTACTACCGCGCGATCGCGCCGTGGCTGCTGCGGGAGGTCGCCAACCGGCCGCTGTCGCTGCTGCGCTGTCCCGACGGCGCAGGCGGGGAGTGCTTCTTCCAGAAACACAACAACCGCGCGCTGGGCAAGCACGTGCGCGCGATCGCGCTGCGGCAGAAGAGCGGCACCGAGGACTACCTGTACATCGACGACCTCGCCGGCCTGCTGGAGCTGGTGCAGATGAACACCCTGGAGCTGCATCCCTGGGGCTCGACCGTGGACGACCCCGAGCATCCGGACCGGCTGGTGTTCGACCTGGACCCGGGCGAAGGCGTGAGCTGGACCCAGATCAAGGCCGCCGCGCGCGAGATCCGCACGCGCCTGCGCGAGGCCGGGCTGGAAAGCTTCGTGCGCCTGTCCGGCGGCAAGGGCCTGCACGTGGTGGTGCCGATCGTGCCCAGCGCCGACTGGGACCAGGCCCGCGATTTCTGCGAAGCCTTCGCCCAGGCGCTGACTGCGGCGGCGCCCGACCGCTACGTGGCCACGATGAGCAAGGCCAAGCGCAGCGGGGTGATCTTCATCGACTGGCTGCGCAACGGCCGCGGCAACACCAGCGTGTGCTCGTGGTCGCTGCGCGCGCGCGAGCACGCCACCGTCGCGGTGCCGCTGCGCTGGGAAGAACTGGCGCGCATCGCCTCGCCGCAGGCATTCCCGCTGGCCAAGGCGCTGCAACGCGCCGCGCGCCTGCGCGAGCATCCGTGGAAGGAGATGGAGACGCTGCAGCAGCGGCTGCCGGGAAGCTGA
- the adh gene encoding aldehyde dehydrogenase, with product MNAVTTAKPHATDPQSIFKSRYGNFIGGQWVEPSSGQYFDNSTPITGKVFTSVARSNAQDIEAALDAAHAAKDAWGKASATERSNVLLKIADRIEQNLELLAYAETWDNGKPLRETLNADVPLCADHFRYFAGAIRAQEGGISEIDSDTVAYHFHEPLGVVGQIIPWNFPLLMACWKLAPALAAGNCVVMKPAEQTPASILVLMEVIGDLLPAGVLNVVNGFGLEAGKPLASNPRIAKIAFTGETTTGRLIMQYASQNLIPVTLELGGKSPNIFFADVMAEDDDFLDKAIEGFVLFAFNQGEVCTCPSRALIQESIYDRFMEKALKRVAAIKQGNPLDPNTMVGAQASSEQLEKILSYIDIGRQEGAEVLIGGERNALDGELAGGFYVKPTVFKGHNKMRVFQEEIFGPVVSVTTFKDEAEALSIANDTLYGLGAGVWSRDASRLYRMGRAIQAGRVWTNCYHAYPAHAAFGGYKQSGIGRENHKMMLDHYQQTKNLLVSYSPKALGFF from the coding sequence ATGAACGCCGTCACCACCGCCAAGCCGCATGCCACCGATCCGCAGTCCATCTTCAAGTCGCGCTACGGCAACTTCATCGGCGGCCAATGGGTGGAGCCCAGCAGCGGCCAGTACTTCGACAACAGCACGCCGATCACCGGCAAGGTGTTCACCTCGGTGGCGCGCTCCAACGCGCAGGACATCGAGGCCGCGCTCGATGCCGCGCACGCGGCCAAGGACGCCTGGGGCAAGGCCTCGGCCACCGAGCGCAGCAACGTGCTGCTGAAGATCGCCGACCGCATCGAGCAGAACCTGGAGCTGCTGGCCTATGCCGAGACCTGGGACAACGGCAAGCCGCTGCGCGAGACGCTCAACGCCGACGTGCCGCTGTGCGCCGACCACTTCCGCTATTTCGCTGGCGCCATCCGCGCGCAGGAAGGCGGCATCTCCGAGATCGACAGCGACACCGTCGCCTACCACTTCCACGAGCCGCTGGGCGTGGTCGGGCAGATCATCCCGTGGAACTTCCCGCTGCTGATGGCGTGCTGGAAGCTGGCGCCGGCGTTGGCCGCGGGCAATTGCGTGGTGATGAAGCCCGCCGAGCAGACTCCGGCCTCGATCCTGGTGCTGATGGAGGTGATCGGCGACCTGCTCCCCGCCGGCGTGCTCAACGTGGTCAACGGCTTCGGCCTGGAAGCGGGCAAGCCGCTGGCCAGCAATCCGCGCATCGCCAAGATCGCCTTCACCGGCGAGACCACCACCGGCCGGCTGATCATGCAGTACGCCAGCCAGAACCTGATCCCGGTGACGCTGGAGCTGGGCGGCAAGTCGCCGAACATCTTCTTCGCCGACGTCATGGCCGAGGACGACGATTTCCTCGACAAGGCGATCGAAGGCTTCGTGCTGTTCGCGTTCAACCAGGGCGAGGTGTGCACCTGCCCGTCGCGCGCACTGATCCAGGAATCGATCTACGACAGGTTCATGGAGAAGGCGCTCAAGCGCGTGGCCGCGATCAAGCAGGGCAATCCGCTGGATCCCAACACCATGGTCGGGGCGCAGGCCTCCAGCGAGCAGCTGGAGAAGATCCTGTCCTACATCGACATCGGCCGCCAGGAAGGCGCCGAGGTGCTGATCGGCGGCGAGCGCAACGCCCTCGACGGCGAGCTGGCCGGCGGCTTCTACGTCAAGCCGACCGTGTTCAAGGGCCACAACAAGATGCGCGTGTTCCAGGAGGAGATCTTCGGCCCGGTGGTGTCGGTGACCACGTTCAAGGACGAGGCCGAGGCGTTGTCCATCGCCAACGACACGCTGTACGGGCTGGGTGCCGGGGTATGGAGCCGCGATGCGTCGCGGCTGTACCGGATGGGCCGCGCGATCCAGGCCGGGCGGGTGTGGACCAACTGCTACCACGCCTACCCGGCGCATGCCGCGTTCGGCGGCTACAAGCAGTCGGGCATCGGCCGCGAGAACCACAAGATGATGCTCGACCACTACCAGCAGACCAAGAACCTGCTGGTCAGCTATTCGCCGAAGGCGCTGGGGTTCTTCTGA
- a CDS encoding DUF2214 family protein, translated as MRYGSRARLLPARPRFWAKLGVFAAIGLVSLLPTLRLLGWRRQPRVQPGFVPPAAQAATLYRFVSAELALLGLVLVPAAIMAGYGRSIGMTNTWT; from the coding sequence GTGCGCTACGGCTCAAGGGCCAGGCTGCTACCTGCACGCCCCCGGTTCTGGGCCAAGCTGGGCGTGTTCGCGGCGATCGGGCTGGTGTCGCTGCTGCCGACATTGCGGCTGCTCGGCTGGCGCCGCCAGCCACGCGTGCAGCCTGGGTTCGTGCCGCCGGCGGCGCAGGCGGCCACGCTGTATCGCTTCGTCTCCGCCGAGCTGGCCCTGTTGGGGCTGGTGTTGGTGCCGGCCGCGATCATGGCGGGATACGGGCGTTCGATTGGTATGACCAATACTTGGACGTAG
- a CDS encoding peptidoglycan-binding domain-containing protein, with translation MPRYTIVESVGRGVQHIHDYEDIERHHPTRGDERGRVYATVNGEREELLGNYRGAATVSRDGDHYVSKDFVLQAGGSSAVPVPAIASGYIGKVDPSDGIVQIYDKPANDPSREMIAQYRHLDLRNTRLEAGDRIEYGQSVGIQGGFNNGNPSAFGKHVHVDINTGYLPQADRYIRDMNSGALTTDHRPQHAQPNLTAPAQVSNVSGNGRTVAAATGVAAAGAAPMADGTLRKEEHGPEVKALQERLNQLGYTDADGKALGTDGKFGDRTKHAVEAFQRDHHLDVDGIAGKDTLRALREAQVQRPGAAAATPGDAARAPLLSDKTHPQNPMYQQTVAALEKLGPSGGFKDRAELERAAGTLTHDASIGGMTRIDHVVPSNNGKGFIAVEGKLDDPAHRRAYVDRDQAAQQTLEQSTQKLRQDLPVAAEPEPARETARAMSV, from the coding sequence ATGCCCAGGTACACGATCGTCGAGTCCGTAGGACGCGGCGTGCAGCACATCCATGACTACGAGGATATCGAGCGCCATCACCCGACCCGCGGCGACGAGCGCGGCCGGGTCTACGCCACGGTCAACGGCGAGCGCGAGGAACTGCTCGGCAACTACCGCGGCGCGGCGACCGTCTCGCGCGACGGCGACCATTACGTTTCCAAGGATTTCGTGCTGCAGGCCGGCGGCTCCAGCGCGGTGCCGGTGCCGGCCATCGCCAGCGGCTACATCGGCAAGGTCGATCCCAGCGACGGCATCGTGCAGATCTACGACAAGCCGGCCAACGATCCCAGCCGCGAGATGATCGCTCAGTACCGGCACCTTGACCTGCGCAACACGCGGCTGGAAGCCGGCGACCGGATCGAGTACGGGCAGTCGGTGGGCATCCAGGGCGGCTTCAACAACGGCAATCCCAGCGCCTTCGGCAAGCACGTGCACGTCGACATCAACACCGGTTACCTGCCGCAGGCCGACCGCTACATCCGCGACATGAACAGCGGCGCGCTCACTACCGACCACCGGCCCCAGCACGCGCAGCCCAATCTCACCGCGCCGGCCCAGGTCAGCAACGTGTCCGGCAACGGACGCACGGTGGCGGCAGCCACCGGCGTCGCCGCGGCCGGCGCCGCGCCGATGGCCGACGGCACGTTGCGCAAGGAGGAACACGGTCCGGAGGTGAAAGCGCTGCAGGAGCGCCTCAACCAGTTGGGCTACACCGATGCCGACGGCAAGGCGCTGGGCACCGATGGCAAGTTCGGCGACCGCACCAAGCACGCGGTCGAGGCGTTCCAGCGCGATCATCATCTGGACGTCGACGGCATCGCCGGCAAGGACACGCTCAGGGCGCTGCGCGAGGCGCAGGTGCAGCGTCCCGGCGCTGCCGCCGCTACGCCAGGGGATGCGGCGCGCGCGCCGCTGCTGTCGGACAAGACCCATCCGCAGAACCCGATGTACCAGCAGACCGTCGCGGCGCTGGAGAAACTCGGGCCCTCGGGCGGGTTCAAGGATCGCGCCGAGCTCGAGCGGGCGGCGGGCACGCTGACCCACGATGCCAGCATCGGCGGGATGACGCGCATCGATCATGTGGTCCCCAGCAACAACGGCAAGGGCTTCATTGCGGTGGAAGGCAAGCTGGACGATCCCGCGCACCGGCGCGCCTACGTCGATCGCGACCAGGCCGCGCAGCAGACCCTGGAGCAATCCACGCAGAAGCTCCGCCAGGATCTGCCCGTCGCGGCCGAACCGGAACCGGCGCGCGAAACGGCGCGCGCGATGTCGGTCTAG
- the adhP gene encoding alcohol dehydrogenase AdhP, with product MNKTMKAAVVRAFGQPLAIEEVEVPRPQAGDILVKIEACGVCHTDLHAAEGDWPVKPNPPFIPGHEGVGHVVAVGAGVGHVKEGDRVGIPWLYSACGHCEHCLGGWETLCEAQQNSGYSVNGGFAEYALANADYVGHLPKTIGFVEVAPILCAGVTVYKGLKVTDTRPGNWVVISGIGGLGHMAVQYAKAMGLNVAAVDVDDAKLALARRLGATVTVNARTTDPVAYLKKEIGGAHGALVTAVSPKAFEQAIGMVRRGGTVSLNGLPPGQFPLDIFGMVLNGVTVRGSIVGTRLDLQESLEFAEQGKVAATVATDTLENVNDVFARMRAGQIEGRIVLDMAA from the coding sequence ATGAACAAGACGATGAAAGCCGCCGTGGTGCGCGCGTTCGGCCAGCCGCTGGCGATCGAGGAAGTGGAAGTGCCGCGGCCGCAGGCCGGCGACATCCTGGTCAAGATCGAGGCCTGCGGCGTGTGTCATACCGACCTGCATGCGGCCGAGGGCGATTGGCCGGTGAAGCCGAACCCGCCGTTCATTCCCGGCCACGAGGGCGTGGGCCACGTGGTCGCGGTCGGCGCCGGCGTCGGCCACGTGAAGGAAGGCGACCGGGTCGGCATCCCGTGGCTGTACTCGGCCTGCGGGCATTGCGAGCATTGCCTGGGCGGCTGGGAGACGCTGTGCGAGGCGCAGCAGAATTCCGGCTATTCGGTCAACGGCGGGTTCGCCGAATACGCGCTGGCCAATGCCGATTACGTCGGCCACCTGCCGAAGACCATCGGCTTCGTCGAGGTCGCGCCGATCCTGTGCGCCGGCGTCACCGTGTACAAGGGCCTGAAGGTCACCGACACCAGGCCCGGCAACTGGGTGGTGATCTCCGGCATCGGCGGGCTCGGCCACATGGCGGTGCAGTACGCCAAGGCGATGGGCCTGAACGTGGCCGCGGTGGACGTGGACGACGCCAAGCTGGCACTGGCCCGGCGCCTGGGCGCCACGGTGACGGTCAACGCCCGCACCACCGATCCGGTGGCCTACCTGAAGAAGGAGATCGGCGGCGCCCATGGCGCGCTGGTCACCGCGGTGTCGCCGAAGGCGTTCGAGCAGGCGATCGGCATGGTCCGCCGCGGCGGCACGGTATCGCTGAACGGGTTGCCGCCGGGCCAGTTCCCGCTGGACATCTTCGGCATGGTGCTCAACGGCGTGACCGTGCGCGGTTCGATCGTCGGCACGCGCCTGGACCTGCAGGAATCGCTGGAGTTCGCCGAGCAGGGCAAGGTCGCCGCGACCGTGGCCACCGACACGCTGGAGAACGTCAACGACGTGTTCGCGCGCATGCGCGCCGGCCAGATCGAAGGCCGCATCGTGCTGGACATGGCGGCCTGA
- a CDS encoding DUF779 domain-containing protein, translating into MDAALASGVPLQVLATLPALQLIERLRARHGPLLFHQSGGCCDGSSPMCYPQDDFIVGDRDVQLGEIGGAPFYISASQFDYWKHTQLIIDVVPGRGGMFSLENGEGVRFLVRSRLFSDAEYAALQAAGRV; encoded by the coding sequence ATGGACGCCGCGCTCGCTTCTGGCGTTCCGCTGCAGGTGCTGGCGACGCTGCCGGCCTTGCAGCTGATCGAGCGGCTGCGCGCGCGGCACGGGCCGCTGCTGTTCCACCAGTCCGGCGGCTGCTGCGACGGCTCCTCGCCGATGTGCTATCCGCAGGACGACTTCATCGTCGGCGACCGCGACGTGCAGCTGGGCGAGATCGGCGGCGCGCCGTTCTACATCAGCGCGTCGCAGTTCGACTACTGGAAGCACACCCAGCTGATCATCGACGTGGTGCCCGGCCGCGGCGGCATGTTCTCGCTGGAGAACGGCGAGGGCGTGCGCTTCCTGGTGCGCTCGCGGCTGTTTAGCGACGCCGAGTACGCGGCGCTGCAGGCGGCGGGCAGGGTGTAG